DNA from Natrarchaeobius halalkaliphilus:
CTGGTTGTGAACGTCCTCCGCGTCGGTGGAGAAGTTCCAGCCATCGTAGCTGAGGAACGACTGCTCGAACCCCTCGGTGAGCGGAACGGCCGGGAGGATCTCGTTGTAGAGTTCCGCCAGTTCCTGAACGATCTCCTCCATCTCCTCTTGATCCTGCGTTCCAGCGAAGTCGTTGAGTCGTTCGTGGGTATCGATACCGTCGAGTTCCTGTGGCAGGTTGTTCCACGGTCGGTTCTCCTCGTCGGCGAACTCCGTATTTCGGTAGACGTGTTCGAACGAGAAGTACGGCCAGAACCCGTTCATGCCGCCCGGAATCCATCCTTCGATGACAATCTCGAAGTCACCTTCGGGCAGCCGTTCGCCCGTGATCTCCGGACGCGGCGTGACCGCCATCGACACGTCGATACCGAAGTCGTTGAGGTTGTCGATCGCGGAGTCGGCTGCGGTGATCCAGTCGGTCCAGCCACCGGGTGCGAGAATGTCCGCCTCGAGGGCGTCACCGTCGCGCTCCCAGACACCGTCGTCGTTGCGTTCGTATCCGGCGTCCTGGAGCAGCGATTCCGCCGCGTCCTCGCCGCCAGTGTAGGTGTCGAGCGGGTCCTTGTCGATCCACTCATCGACGAGCGACGTCGAGATTCCCGACGGGGTTTCGACGTGTGCCTGAGTCGTGTCTCCGACGGCCTCGACGGCTCGTTCTCGGTCGACGATGTGGGCGACCGCCTGCCGAACTTCTCGCTGTCCCCAGTGGGGGTCGTCGTGATTGAAGACGAGTCCCGGGCCGAATCCCATCGCGGTCGGAATCATCTGCCAATCGTCTCCCAGTGCATCGACCGTCTCCGGAGGAACGAAGACGCTGTGCATCGCATCGAGTTCACCGGACATCATGCTCTGGTGGTACTCGTTGTTCCCGCCTCGGAATCCCATCTCGTAGCCGGCGAAGTTGATGTTCTCGTCGGCGTCCGGGTGGGGAACGATCTCCTGACCGTCGATTTCCACATCGGAGTGTCGCACGCGGAATGAGATATTCTGGGTCGCACGTTCGTCCTGGACGACCGTGCCGCCTGCGATGACTTCGTCCACGTCGTCGTCGCCACCCAGACCCATCGGTGTAAACGACTGGATGTTCCCGATGTCGGGGTCGTCCATATCGACGAACTCACCCCACATCTGTCGTGGCGTATCGATGTGGTGGTGCAAGAGTGACTGTTCAACGATGAATGGGTTTGTTCCCCCCGGATACGAGATCTCGAGCGTCGTGTCGTCGACGGCTTCGTAGTCGTCGATAAACTCGAAGAGCTCTTCGCCCATCTCCTCTCCGATCCGTAGCCGGTCCTCTAGGTCGTCCGCCGTGATCGGTTCTCCGTCGCTCCAGACGAGGTCATCACGGAGCTCGACGGTGAACGTCTCCGGTTCCGCGTTCCAGTCGACGGCCGCGTGGGGCGTCCACTCCTGGGTGACGTAGTTCCACTTCGCCAGCTCCGGGAACATGGAGTTGTTGATGTGGGTCGTGCCGTCCCAGAGGTGGTTGTTATACTGAATGTCGGCGGGGTCGAAAAACGAGTTGGCGGTTCTGAGTCGGGCCTCGGAGAAATCCGGTGCCTCATCGCGTGAACTCGATCCGTTTCCGTTCCCGTTCCCGTTTCCAGTTTCTTCCCCACCGGAACAGCCCGCAAGTGCTGCTGCTCCCGCGATACCCGTTAGTTCCACGAACTTCCGTCGAGAGACTATCTCACCGTAGTCCCCATGCGATTGGCTGTCAACCATACAACTTGGTGGTTGATTTGTCATTATATAAAAGTTCTCATTTATTACTCAACATCTTGATATCGATGGAATCGGGACGGTTCCGACCGAGTGTACAAAATCGCTATCGGTTACCGACTGGTTCCAAACCGATAGCGCTGACGTGAGAGTGACAGCGGGAACGAGCAGGGGTCGTCGGGTCGAGTGAATCGCTCCCAATCGAACACCGGCCGCTGCCGTCAGGACCAGCCACGGCGCTTACCGGTCTGCGAGCCAGTCTGCGGTCTCGGAAGCGAGTTCGCTGACGGCCTCGTCGTCCGCTCGGTCAGCCAGCGAACGAAGGGGAGCGACCGCTTCGATCGCTTCGGCAAACCCGAGGGTCCGAACGACACGAGCCCGGGTCGTCGGCGTCCCGTCTTCGAGCAGCGCCACCAGCGAACCGATCGGGATCTCACAGTCGACGGCGTCGGCTTCTGCGACGTGTCTGAACACCTCGACCAGCGCCTGACGAACCGGATCTGCGCTTTCGTCGAGTTCATCCGTTATCGTCTCGAGTCGGTGGGCAATGGCGGCCGGATCTACGGAAGCGACGTGAACCAGAAGGTGTGCGAGTATCTCGCGAAATGCGATCGATAATCCCCTGTCTCGGGTCCGGGCCTCGTTCATCGTTCGCAGTCGATCCGGACTGAGATTGTCTCTCTCGAGCGCGTCCGATCCCATCGGGTCGACGGCCGCGTTTTCACGGAGGAGATCGACGAGATCGTCCGCGTGCTCGACGAAGATGTCGGGATACGGTTCCGCCAGCGGAACCAGCGCTGAGGCCGCCCTGAAACGGTAGCCGGGAGACGGATCGTCGAGTCGATCGATAATTGCCGGAGCGATCGGACGGACGGCATCCGGTTCGGTCTCCCCGACGAGCGAAAGAACCACCAGCGCCGTACTCGAGGCGATCGAGTACGAATCGTCGACGCGGTCACGAACGGAGTCGACCACTGGTCGAACCCGATCCGGATCCGCCTCACAGACGAGTGCCAGCGTTCGTAACGCGGTGTGTCGCACGTGTCCGTTTTCGTGATCGAGCAGGGGCTCGAGTTCGTCTACCTCGACGGCGACGGGGTTCGTTCCCGCCTGCTCGAGGAGTTCCATCGAGCGGGTCGTGAGATCGCTCATTGGTACCATCCTCGGTGGAAAGCCCTTAACTTTGTTCGTCACGACGCTCGCTCGAGGCGTCCCGAATCAACGTCTTCCTCACCGAGCGAGGCGAAAAATTCGAGCGACGTGGGAGAAATCGGTCACAGTCGGTGTTGTCGACACCGCCACAGCGTCAGTCCGGTCGCGACGAGCAATCCACCCAGGATCCCGAAGTTCAACAGCACGATTACGAACGTCTCCGCGGTTCGATCGATCGAGACGAACGCGAACGTATTCAACACGAACAACACGAGGAGAATAGCGAAGAACGTCGAGAGTATCGGCCGATACGTATTGATCACGCTCCAGAAGCTGGTTCGGGCGCTCATCGGCCGCCTCGATTGCGACCGCCGTCGATTCGTAATCGGTTCATATTCTGGACATGCGCACTCGGGTGCATAAAGGTACTGCGTCCTCGAGCGGATCGGCCAGTACACATTTATAGGGGTGCTGATTAAGTA
Protein-coding regions in this window:
- a CDS encoding ABC transporter substrate-binding protein; amino-acid sequence: MVDSQSHGDYGEIVSRRKFVELTGIAGAAALAGCSGGEETGNGNGNGNGSSSRDEAPDFSEARLRTANSFFDPADIQYNNHLWDGTTHINNSMFPELAKWNYVTQEWTPHAAVDWNAEPETFTVELRDDLVWSDGEPITADDLEDRLRIGEEMGEELFEFIDDYEAVDDTTLEISYPGGTNPFIVEQSLLHHHIDTPRQMWGEFVDMDDPDIGNIQSFTPMGLGGDDDVDEVIAGGTVVQDERATQNISFRVRHSDVEIDGQEIVPHPDADENINFAGYEMGFRGGNNEYHQSMMSGELDAMHSVFVPPETVDALGDDWQMIPTAMGFGPGLVFNHDDPHWGQREVRQAVAHIVDRERAVEAVGDTTQAHVETPSGISTSLVDEWIDKDPLDTYTGGEDAAESLLQDAGYERNDDGVWERDGDALEADILAPGGWTDWITAADSAIDNLNDFGIDVSMAVTPRPEITGERLPEGDFEIVIEGWIPGGMNGFWPYFSFEHVYRNTEFADEENRPWNNLPQELDGIDTHERLNDFAGTQDQEEMEEIVQELAELYNEILPAVPLTEGFEQSFLSYDGWNFSTDAEDVHNQWPLHWLPKQGQLWATE
- a CDS encoding HEAT repeat domain-containing protein, which codes for MSDLTTRSMELLEQAGTNPVAVEVDELEPLLDHENGHVRHTALRTLALVCEADPDRVRPVVDSVRDRVDDSYSIASSTALVVLSLVGETEPDAVRPIAPAIIDRLDDPSPGYRFRAASALVPLAEPYPDIFVEHADDLVDLLRENAAVDPMGSDALERDNLSPDRLRTMNEARTRDRGLSIAFREILAHLLVHVASVDPAAIAHRLETITDELDESADPVRQALVEVFRHVAEADAVDCEIPIGSLVALLEDGTPTTRARVVRTLGFAEAIEAVAPLRSLADRADDEAVSELASETADWLADR